One window of Leptospira barantonii genomic DNA carries:
- a CDS encoding LIC10124 family lipoprotein, protein MKFIINPMRLFPFFFFFLLILIDCSSVQKIENFNSVLQEPTFKALKEEEIILGSASDADYKIRKTGGSVPVFALAPINVPSGIDPKLGAFLSDEVRLIWAKVKGKQARITDATWKNSSLLSQELKRLGVDAVIKTDIREVSGKWIVNQKITDPVKEILYGTVDGSFQSPQGGEDLQANQVYYLKHGSGVLALDPKASLVPIWEKSLSSGEIDSILKKSVQGYLSFSASSADTEVLFQGEKIGIASFRNYPLPEGLQQIQITRPGQKDILKSLQIRAGQTISIYQEWKEDRTLGGLRILSFPDALQVALDGFRNGETPFYRSNLTPGAMQLELVRDTEKGPLVYYEGQLIVDADKITEIALPYKTDNLIGEPEFWKLSGEKGFQAFSGKTLDFQNASSLPPGWYGVFSAPFVPENMELEGIIPITSESDSGIVAISFHTPKKTISLEYEKERLSVYTFPSTGNNVGTYKFKQENKEDGRPFRIETDTKEGIVRLYLGYSKVLEDKFDVSGVWRISILTRGEKFSKRSPLRNLKIEYKGYK, encoded by the coding sequence ATGAAATTTATTATTAACCCAATGCGGCTGTTTCCATTCTTCTTTTTTTTCTTATTGATCCTCATTGATTGTTCTTCCGTTCAAAAAATCGAAAATTTCAACTCTGTTTTGCAGGAGCCGACGTTTAAGGCCCTCAAAGAAGAGGAAATTATTCTCGGGAGCGCCTCCGATGCGGACTATAAAATTCGAAAAACCGGAGGTTCCGTTCCCGTTTTCGCGCTGGCTCCGATCAACGTTCCGAGCGGAATCGATCCTAAGTTAGGCGCCTTTTTAAGCGACGAAGTGCGATTGATCTGGGCAAAAGTAAAAGGTAAGCAAGCGCGCATAACGGATGCGACTTGGAAAAATTCTTCCCTGCTTTCCCAGGAACTGAAAAGACTCGGAGTGGATGCGGTGATTAAAACCGACATTCGCGAAGTTTCGGGAAAATGGATCGTAAATCAAAAGATCACCGATCCGGTTAAGGAAATCCTATACGGAACTGTGGACGGTTCGTTTCAATCTCCACAAGGCGGAGAAGATCTCCAGGCCAATCAGGTTTATTATTTAAAACACGGCTCGGGCGTTCTGGCGTTGGATCCGAAAGCTTCTCTCGTTCCGATTTGGGAAAAATCCCTCAGTTCGGGAGAAATCGATTCGATTCTGAAAAAATCGGTCCAAGGATATCTTTCCTTCAGCGCATCTTCCGCGGATACGGAAGTTCTGTTTCAAGGCGAAAAGATCGGAATCGCTTCGTTTCGGAATTATCCTTTGCCGGAAGGTTTGCAACAGATTCAAATCACTCGTCCCGGACAAAAGGACATTCTTAAATCCTTACAGATCCGCGCGGGCCAAACGATTTCCATTTATCAAGAATGGAAAGAGGATCGCACTCTCGGGGGTTTGAGAATCTTAAGTTTTCCGGACGCATTACAAGTCGCGTTAGACGGCTTTAGAAACGGAGAAACTCCTTTTTACAGAAGCAATCTTACTCCGGGCGCGATGCAACTCGAGTTGGTTCGTGATACCGAAAAAGGACCTTTGGTTTATTACGAAGGTCAATTGATCGTAGACGCGGATAAGATCACTGAAATCGCGTTGCCTTATAAAACCGATAACCTGATTGGCGAACCCGAGTTTTGGAAACTTTCCGGTGAAAAAGGTTTTCAAGCGTTTTCGGGAAAAACATTAGATTTTCAGAATGCCTCTTCTTTACCTCCGGGTTGGTACGGGGTTTTTTCAGCGCCGTTTGTTCCCGAGAATATGGAGCTCGAGGGAATCATTCCGATCACTTCGGAATCCGATTCTGGAATCGTAGCGATCTCCTTTCATACTCCTAAAAAAACGATCAGCTTGGAATACGAAAAGGAAAGACTCAGCGTTTATACGTTTCCGTCCACCGGTAACAACGTCGGAACGTATAAATTCAAACAGGAAAACAAGGAAGACGGACGTCCTTTTCGAATCGAAACGGATACGAAAGAAGGGATCGTTCGATTGTATTTAGGATATTCCAAGGTTTTGGAAGATAAGTTCGACGTTTCGGGCGTTTGGAGAATTTCCATTCTTACCCGAGGAGAAAAGTTTTCGAAACGTTCTCCTCTCCGAAATCTCAAGATCGAATACAAGGGATATAAATGA
- a CDS encoding FecR family protein gives MNRSLLMAISCAFLALSIACSTNKSSGSDQVKTESDNATARIVWVLGDVKVLSDSGERKAELGLALTASDRVVTGANGGAEIMVADSGVIKMSKNSDIEISTLMNPNGSDTNVQVNYGKIVTMVKKGQKNTEFTVSTPTALAGVRGTSFLTSVESPEGSKINCAKENCTVRFAVIEGTIAVSKKGDSSEVILSKNRELRIEKNQKLTDKLIRSLQKDSLTEMKELIVLHKNETFEYGKLVEELKSSSEELKILSQSGSVEEAKAELQKREANRNNADEVTKTAKAVNETKYVQQDVQKEKLKLNPKETF, from the coding sequence ATGAACCGTTCTCTATTAATGGCGATTAGTTGCGCTTTTCTTGCGTTATCCATCGCTTGTAGTACCAATAAATCATCCGGAAGCGATCAGGTTAAAACCGAATCCGATAACGCAACCGCAAGAATCGTGTGGGTTCTTGGAGATGTAAAAGTTCTTTCCGATTCCGGTGAAAGAAAAGCGGAGTTAGGTCTTGCTCTTACCGCATCGGATCGAGTTGTGACCGGAGCAAACGGCGGCGCCGAGATCATGGTTGCCGACAGCGGCGTGATCAAGATGTCCAAAAACTCCGACATCGAAATTTCTACTCTTATGAATCCGAACGGATCGGATACGAACGTTCAAGTGAACTACGGAAAAATCGTGACCATGGTTAAAAAAGGTCAGAAGAATACCGAGTTTACCGTTTCGACTCCGACCGCACTTGCAGGTGTTAGAGGAACTTCTTTCTTAACATCCGTGGAAAGCCCTGAAGGATCCAAAATCAATTGTGCGAAAGAAAATTGCACCGTTCGTTTTGCGGTGATCGAAGGAACGATCGCAGTTTCTAAAAAGGGAGATTCTTCCGAAGTGATTCTGAGCAAAAACCGCGAACTTAGAATCGAAAAGAACCAAAAGCTTACCGACAAGTTGATTCGTTCTTTACAAAAGGATTCTTTGACCGAAATGAAGGAACTTATCGTTCTTCATAAAAACGAAACCTTTGAATACGGAAAACTTGTGGAAGAACTTAAATCTTCCAGCGAAGAGCTTAAGATTTTGAGCCAATCCGGTTCCGTTGAAGAAGCGAAAGCCGAACTTCAAAAACGTGAAGCCAATCGCAACAACGCAGATGAAGTGACAAAAACCGCTAAGGCTGTGAACGAAACCAAATATGTGCAACAAGATGTGCAAAAGGAAAAACTGAAATTAAATCCTAAAGAAACCTTTTAG